One stretch of Balneola sp. MJW-20 DNA includes these proteins:
- a CDS encoding PKD domain-containing protein: protein MWQNGADTVGIGTTDVWIKPDNSSPSEVLLEIYDGDIGGKLDKVTGANRILPSYSLYRFNDLYRLQDGMPVPLNSSPVPVSSARITNSSKYDARWSPLFEIRPGPENGYILRTETPADRFDQLYGLRFGQDRENKGWVILTKDLKAAIVSSGKNDVFQLKQRYSGQDHNKPLLLQSYGNISAYKIDLFGDTTSIDKTEFSPPLYAVNNQWALNIESDQPGIHLFTLKAKDEQPVQWIYDPRNPASLMGSRAVLNETVESRCTEKLYSLSMDELPASYVGKTNWYLNGQPAGTGQLVPIVFERRGPNEIMTVTPGNDPGLLPAYLIRRQSVFINTPPVVEVTVPSDEIYTSELLLLSAQNSYDPEGKKLSYLWYVNGEVKGVDPVFKFSAAEPSIYEIKLLVSDQGSNSECSQTEYFKRIQVKPRSDFDIAIPPFVEPDSSVSVAALIPQQHMNEELVYTWSGDEIETSENQRSFSLRTSQPGNYAISLRVKVPSTGQTYTIERNFRVTSPPDPVMKIPSVAAPGDLITLDASGSTASTDTPLSYEWKINGVTVANTQIATLNLTKPGDYTVQLTVNDGLGLANSTASISKNLHINSPPQPIITGPRISANSVVNFSATESVDAETQSLDYQWEISGEENSTYSGPSITHRFSQSGTYTIRLEVDDTEGLSNSISVIEQTILINQNPVAVFDVPELVAPGQQIRLDASRSYDPDGEIYRYEWLLNGVIRATGERASVSIDEPGEQIISLKIFDNSGDPVAVSLSSATVRVNAPPVPRWKVNVTEVVAGEEIQFDASESIDPDGEITSIEWEFDDGQVLSGETVSRSFDTSGNKNFTLRVSDNEGISNSIVTVRGSTNINNAPAIVTETEIFSNSLDINLDASSSYDLDNDPMNITWSLPDGSRRNEFQFTWKAPGPGIHIIGLQLDDGRGLPNSRSQEMIRVLVNRPVKAVVDSLITACSGKVVLFNSSESYDPDGDPYIVNWEFGDGNSSNEANPAYIYSNPGTYQAKVSMTDGISRQQTVAKIPVIIEGSPFAKMNMQDTTICVNTLLELDATGSSDPSGTLPSLTWEMGDGTIQSGLKTRHIFTEPGTYTLSLIAEGSGSGACSNISQVSAEIRVIEGPQASFELPQWVTPGDEITLDASASTSDMPIDRVEWTIDGDSTQYLEYGMNTSHTFLEAGEYFVTLNLFTTGSGGCNSVSLTRTVNVNAPPELNWNVPDNIAAGEDILLDATGSVDPDGYIADYKWYLDGELISPNVTEILNLTETGSHVLRLEATDNSTAGNNRSILEKEIFVNAAPEARISFGNRKVNVNDVIPLEYNTSTDSDGDPVTASWYVNSRLFTNNELRIDRIQAYSVKLIVDDGRNAANSVDSAMVILNPQNILPSLEPLIPKRIVIGNTLTLEDIQVDPALWRFYQQRSLNRFWEAGSLNDDQIILQYIVNRNAIYEASYNITVLPELAFIEENSVIERQYNPLNPEVILRVPEVNRDIDQVRVRWYRGETLLGKGPLLNYRAQAGTNSIRVEVEDYQVHEAETITRELTINFRE from the coding sequence TTGTGGCAAAATGGTGCTGATACTGTTGGTATCGGAACTACCGACGTTTGGATCAAGCCGGATAATTCATCTCCTTCAGAAGTCTTATTGGAGATCTATGACGGTGACATTGGAGGTAAACTGGATAAAGTAACCGGTGCTAACCGTATTCTTCCATCCTATTCTCTCTATCGGTTCAATGACCTTTACCGGCTTCAGGATGGAATGCCCGTACCCCTTAATTCATCTCCGGTACCCGTCAGCAGTGCCAGGATCACCAATTCCTCAAAATACGATGCTCGCTGGTCTCCTCTTTTCGAGATCAGACCGGGACCTGAGAATGGTTATATTTTGAGGACCGAAACACCTGCTGATCGTTTTGATCAGCTATACGGATTGAGATTTGGCCAGGACCGTGAGAACAAAGGCTGGGTGATCTTAACCAAGGATCTGAAGGCTGCTATTGTAAGTTCCGGAAAAAACGATGTGTTTCAGCTAAAACAAAGATATTCAGGCCAGGATCATAATAAACCCCTGTTGCTGCAAAGTTATGGGAATATAAGTGCCTATAAGATCGACTTATTTGGAGACACAACTTCCATAGATAAAACAGAATTTAGCCCTCCCCTGTATGCGGTAAACAACCAATGGGCTCTTAATATAGAGTCTGACCAACCCGGTATTCACCTCTTTACGTTAAAAGCGAAAGACGAACAACCTGTACAGTGGATCTATGATCCAAGAAACCCAGCTTCACTGATGGGCAGTCGTGCCGTTTTAAATGAGACCGTGGAGTCGCGATGCACAGAAAAATTATACTCATTAAGTATGGATGAGCTTCCGGCCTCCTATGTAGGAAAAACCAACTGGTACCTCAACGGACAACCTGCCGGTACCGGCCAACTGGTACCTATTGTATTTGAAAGGCGGGGCCCTAATGAGATCATGACCGTTACCCCGGGAAACGATCCCGGTCTGTTACCGGCTTACCTGATCAGAAGACAAAGTGTATTTATTAATACTCCTCCGGTGGTAGAGGTAACGGTTCCCTCGGATGAGATCTATACATCTGAATTACTATTGCTCTCAGCTCAGAACTCTTATGATCCGGAAGGAAAGAAATTATCGTATCTGTGGTACGTGAACGGAGAAGTAAAGGGTGTTGACCCGGTCTTCAAGTTTAGTGCTGCAGAACCCTCCATATACGAGATAAAACTCTTGGTTTCAGATCAAGGCTCGAATAGTGAATGCAGCCAGACCGAATATTTTAAGCGCATTCAGGTAAAACCTAGATCTGATTTCGATATAGCTATCCCTCCCTTTGTTGAACCCGACTCTTCAGTTTCTGTTGCTGCACTGATTCCGCAACAGCATATGAATGAAGAGCTTGTATATACCTGGAGCGGGGATGAGATTGAGACTTCAGAAAATCAAAGATCATTTAGTCTGAGGACCTCTCAGCCAGGTAATTATGCGATCTCTCTTCGTGTAAAAGTTCCTTCAACAGGACAGACCTATACCATTGAACGTAATTTCAGGGTCACCTCTCCTCCCGACCCGGTAATGAAAATACCTTCAGTGGCCGCTCCAGGTGACCTGATTACCCTGGATGCTTCCGGGTCTACAGCTTCCACCGATACTCCCCTATCTTATGAATGGAAGATCAACGGTGTAACGGTTGCTAATACTCAGATAGCAACCCTGAACCTTACAAAGCCTGGAGATTATACTGTTCAATTGACAGTGAATGACGGGCTTGGTCTGGCCAATTCTACTGCCAGTATTTCAAAAAATCTTCACATCAATAGTCCTCCCCAACCGATCATTACCGGACCGAGGATCAGTGCTAATTCGGTGGTCAACTTCAGTGCGACAGAAAGTGTAGATGCTGAGACTCAAAGTCTTGATTACCAATGGGAAATTTCAGGTGAGGAGAATTCCACTTATAGCGGCCCCTCTATTACTCATCGCTTCAGCCAAAGTGGTACGTACACCATACGCCTCGAAGTGGATGATACTGAGGGTTTATCGAATTCCATCTCGGTGATCGAGCAGACCATCCTCATTAATCAAAACCCGGTAGCCGTTTTTGATGTACCTGAATTAGTTGCTCCCGGTCAGCAGATCAGACTTGATGCATCCCGCAGTTATGACCCGGATGGTGAGATCTATCGCTATGAATGGCTACTGAACGGTGTTATCAGAGCCACAGGCGAACGTGCTTCTGTAAGTATCGACGAACCGGGTGAACAGATCATCAGTTTGAAGATATTTGATAATTCCGGAGATCCCGTTGCGGTGTCTCTAAGCTCAGCCACTGTGCGTGTGAACGCACCTCCTGTTCCCCGCTGGAAGGTAAATGTTACTGAAGTCGTTGCCGGCGAAGAAATACAATTTGATGCTTCAGAAAGTATCGATCCTGACGGGGAAATTACATCGATCGAATGGGAATTCGATGACGGGCAGGTTCTGAGCGGAGAAACGGTTAGCAGATCATTTGATACTTCAGGAAATAAGAATTTTACACTGCGTGTTTCAGACAACGAAGGCATATCAAATTCGATAGTTACTGTCCGTGGCTCTACCAATATCAATAATGCTCCTGCAATTGTAACTGAAACGGAGATCTTCTCAAATTCACTCGATATAAACCTCGATGCTTCCTCTTCCTACGATCTGGACAATGATCCAATGAATATTACCTGGTCATTGCCCGACGGATCCAGGAGAAATGAATTTCAGTTTACCTGGAAAGCTCCCGGCCCCGGTATCCATATAATCGGTCTGCAGCTTGATGACGGAAGAGGTTTGCCCAACAGCCGTAGTCAGGAAATGATACGGGTACTGGTCAATCGTCCGGTAAAAGCGGTTGTTGATTCACTCATCACCGCCTGCTCCGGGAAAGTGGTTTTGTTTAACAGCTCAGAAAGCTATGATCCTGATGGTGATCCATATATCGTAAACTGGGAATTCGGAGATGGAAACAGCAGTAATGAGGCTAACCCGGCCTATATCTATAGTAATCCAGGAACCTACCAGGCTAAAGTATCTATGACGGATGGAATTTCCCGACAGCAGACAGTTGCCAAAATTCCGGTCATTATAGAAGGCTCTCCTTTCGCTAAAATGAATATGCAGGATACTACGATCTGTGTAAATACCCTGTTGGAACTGGATGCCACCGGAAGTTCAGACCCGTCCGGTACCCTTCCTTCGCTTACCTGGGAAATGGGAGACGGTACCATTCAATCAGGACTGAAAACAAGGCATATTTTTACGGAGCCCGGCACCTATACCCTGTCTCTTATTGCGGAAGGATCAGGATCCGGGGCCTGCAGTAATATCAGTCAGGTTTCAGCAGAAATACGTGTGATCGAAGGACCTCAGGCTTCTTTTGAACTGCCGCAATGGGTAACACCGGGTGATGAGATCACATTAGACGCTTCCGCCTCTACCTCAGATATGCCTATCGATCGTGTTGAATGGACCATTGACGGAGACTCCACACAGTATCTTGAATATGGTATGAACACGAGCCATACTTTCCTGGAAGCAGGTGAATACTTTGTGACCCTTAATCTTTTTACGACCGGAAGCGGCGGATGTAATTCCGTAAGCCTCACCCGTACTGTAAACGTGAATGCCCCCCCGGAACTGAACTGGAATGTACCTGATAACATCGCAGCTGGTGAAGATATTCTGCTTGATGCAACCGGGTCCGTAGATCCCGACGGTTACATTGCTGATTATAAATGGTATCTGGATGGGGAACTGATCAGTCCGAATGTAACCGAAATTCTAAATCTTACAGAAACAGGGTCTCATGTTCTAAGACTCGAAGCAACCGATAACTCTACTGCCGGTAATAACAGATCTATTCTTGAGAAAGAAATTTTCGTGAATGCAGCCCCCGAAGCACGTATATCGTTCGGAAACCGGAAAGTAAATGTGAACGACGTTATTCCACTGGAGTATAATACTAGTACCGACAGTGACGGTGACCCTGTTACTGCCAGCTGGTATGTAAACAGCCGGCTCTTTACCAATAATGAATTACGTATCGATCGCATTCAAGCTTATTCCGTCAAATTAATAGTGGATGATGGCAGAAATGCAGCTAATTCAGTTGACTCAGCAATGGTAATTCTGAATCCGCAGAATATCCTTCCCTCTTTAGAACCATTGATCCCTAAACGTATTGTTATCGGAAATACCCTGACTCTTGAGGATATACAGGTTGATCCAGCACTGTGGAGATTCTATCAGCAAAGGTCTCTAAATAGATTCTGGGAAGCGGGTAGCTTGAATGATGACCAGATCATTCTGCAGTATATTGTTAACCGTAATGCGATCTATGAGGCCTCCTATAACATTACGGTATTACCTGAATTAGCCTTTATCGAGGAAAACAGCGTTATCGAAAGACAGTATAACCCTTTGAATCCTGAAGTAATACTCCGGGTTCCTGAGGTAAACAGAGACATAGACCAGGTCAGGGTACGCTGGTATCGCGGAGAAACTCTTCTCGGAAAAGGACCTCTTCTTAATTACAGGGCTCAGGCCGGCACCAATTCCATTCGTGTCGAAGTCGAAGATTATCAGGTTCACGAAGCAGAGACCATCACCAGAGAACTCACCATCAACTTCAGAGAATGA
- a CDS encoding FecR domain-containing protein → MRLFLPLLFIILLGSTIQAQDNSLTFSSGELQSVADRLSGNAQYWPVILELAEHNVPENTFYLTAEDLLILSNLSDLNTEFEAQRSRIKGLVESGAAIFAENELDDVQQMIANYQAAIKTGDIDKLFEIGQNLGSAIDHAEKVLQENRIADIEAQIERKQGIVERRQGLLGQWTNADRGDLLKQSDGIKTLEQSYASLSFSDGSALKVDPSTTAIIRRSRIDRLSENTDTEISLENGSVLARLSAAGKERSSYILNAGTSSTELRSRNFFAETDSSDTVKLTNYDGEASVNSNDVVITIGKNEGTIVERGKAPLPPRKLLPAPAIPWASSDTVISNDRFLFRFNVVAKASQYRIEYGADNNFSGNTNGRTVNDNQLLINNIPDGIIYVRVQAIDSLGLRGPFSNTVRILRSDDRKAPPVFINDSQNNIIFTLNSRKTLTGITEPSARLSVSGSEVSVSPSGKFSFTLTNLNDEHMIPVKVSDRSGNSSEKTFKVIRLQENKLFDINYTGATGTDTVVYSQNNISISGTAYPGLTFIIENNNFIKEVKTDMNGRWGATLYPTDGYLIIKVLNTGSSKEYFSRSVRIQSE, encoded by the coding sequence ATGAGATTATTTCTACCCCTTCTTTTTATCATCCTATTAGGAAGTACGATACAGGCACAGGATAACAGCCTGACCTTTTCCTCGGGTGAACTTCAGTCAGTAGCTGACAGACTCAGCGGTAATGCTCAATACTGGCCGGTCATTCTGGAACTGGCTGAACATAATGTTCCTGAAAATACTTTTTATCTGACTGCTGAGGATCTGTTGATCCTCAGTAACTTATCCGATCTGAATACCGAATTTGAGGCTCAGAGATCCCGGATTAAGGGTCTTGTGGAATCCGGAGCTGCGATTTTTGCAGAAAATGAACTCGATGACGTTCAGCAAATGATCGCTAATTACCAGGCAGCCATAAAGACCGGTGATATTGATAAACTATTCGAGATCGGTCAAAACCTGGGATCGGCTATTGATCATGCCGAAAAAGTACTGCAGGAAAATCGCATCGCTGATATTGAAGCCCAGATCGAACGCAAACAAGGCATTGTAGAAAGAAGACAAGGATTACTGGGACAGTGGACAAATGCTGATCGCGGGGATCTTTTAAAACAGTCTGATGGTATCAAGACTCTGGAACAAAGCTATGCCAGCCTTTCATTTTCTGATGGTTCCGCTTTAAAAGTAGATCCCAGTACTACCGCGATCATTCGGAGATCCAGGATTGATCGTCTTAGCGAGAATACGGATACCGAGATCAGTCTTGAAAACGGAAGTGTGCTGGCCAGACTCTCAGCAGCCGGTAAAGAGCGAAGCAGTTATATTCTGAATGCCGGTACTTCATCTACCGAATTAAGAAGTAGAAATTTCTTTGCTGAAACCGATTCCTCTGATACCGTGAAGCTTACCAATTACGACGGAGAAGCCAGTGTTAACTCCAATGATGTGGTTATCACCATAGGCAAGAATGAGGGAACTATTGTGGAACGAGGCAAAGCTCCCCTTCCACCCCGGAAATTGCTGCCTGCTCCCGCAATCCCGTGGGCCTCTTCAGATACCGTTATTAGCAACGACCGATTCCTTTTCCGTTTCAATGTAGTTGCCAAAGCCTCACAATACCGTATTGAATATGGAGCGGATAATAATTTCAGCGGAAATACCAATGGGCGGACGGTCAACGATAACCAACTTCTGATCAATAATATCCCTGACGGGATCATTTATGTCAGAGTACAGGCAATAGACAGCCTGGGATTGCGCGGACCATTCTCTAATACCGTAAGAATCCTGCGCAGTGATGACCGGAAAGCTCCTCCCGTATTTATCAATGATAGTCAGAATAATATAATCTTTACTCTAAACAGCCGTAAGACCCTGACAGGTATTACCGAACCCAGCGCCCGACTAAGTGTTTCAGGAAGTGAGGTGTCCGTATCTCCTTCCGGTAAATTCTCTTTTACCCTCACTAATTTAAATGATGAGCATATGATCCCGGTCAAAGTTTCGGATCGGTCCGGAAACTCATCTGAAAAGACATTCAAAGTTATTCGACTACAGGAAAACAAGCTTTTTGATATCAATTATACCGGGGCGACAGGAACGGATACAGTCGTTTATTCCCAAAATAACATTTCTATCAGCGGGACTGCCTATCCGGGACTTACATTTATCATTGAAAACAATAACTTTATAAAGGAAGTCAAAACAGATATGAATGGCCGCTGGGGTGCTACATTATATCCCACAGATGGTTACCTTATCATCAAAGTGTTAAATACAGGCAGTTCTAAGGAATATTTTTCAAGATCTGTAAGAATTCAATCAGAATAG